AGATCCCAAGTCCGATGAATACAAAAAAATCATCATGGAAGATCATCCCAAAACAATTGATGATTTCACTAGACTCAAAATCCAATCAATCGCCGAACCATTGTTTAGTGACTCTCTCACTTGTGACTCAGCGCGGACCGTTTACAACCAAATCCTTTCTTTACTTGGCTCAAAAACTATTTCAAAAAAATACGACCAACGCATTGAGATCGCCATCCAAAGGATTAAAGAAAAAATGCCAAATCCAGTAAGTTTGGCTGAACTCTCGGAAATTTCAGGAATTTCTACCGATAGGTTTATGCATTTATTTAAAGAAAATATGGGGATTCCACTCAGACAATATCTTTTGTGGCAAAGACTTCATATTGCCGCAAAACTATTACAAGGTGGCGAAAATTTAACCACTGCATCTCATGCGGCTGGTTTTAGCGACCAGGCCCATTTATCAAGAACATTCAAAAAGATGTTTGGAGTAAAACCTTCCTTATTTTTAGGAAGCCAATCATTAAGTAAGGTATGTTTCTGCGAAGATTAGTTTCGAAGCGATTTTTAGAAGAATCAGGTGTACAGCAAGAATCCAAAAACGAAATTCTAAATTTTGTTATCCAAATAGACAAAAGGACCTGAAAAAGATTTACTGAAACAAGTTCACTTTCTTCTTTTTTAGATCCTTTCTTTTTGTTTTAAGACCTAAGCAGGTTTATGAGAAAAGTCTTTCCAAACACCTTTTTGTTTTAATTCAGCATCCACTGCATTTTTTAAATCCAATCGGTATCCAAGCTCAAAAAACACATCCGCAACAACAAAGAGAGGCGCCGATACCAAAGCTTGGAACAAATTATCAAAAAGTGCAGGCCGGCTCTTTTCAAACACAAAGTGTCCATAAAACTGAGCTCCCCAACCGATCACTTGACCAAGGCCAAAAATTGTCCATGCTGTATTTGCAGGCAGTTGCAAAGTAATCCATTCGGAAGTTACGTACAATCCTCCAAAAATCAGAGTAGCAACAAAAGCAAATAATACATCCAAAGTATAGTAGTAACCAAGCACAGCCAACGTAAACACTAGGGATGCCGACACGTGAAAACCGTTGTATTCAAAAAGAGTAAAACGGCTTAACACAACAAACAAAGTGAAGGTGATTGTGGGAACACCAAGCACATGGATCCATACGTTGCGTTTTTCCTGATGGTAAGCAGAATAAAACGCCATTTCTTTTGCAAATCTCAAAGGAGACCTCCGGTGTAAAGTCCTATGTTACCAGAATTGGACCCATCCGACTTGAACGAATCTGTCATGATTCTAAAAAAATTATGAATTTCTGCCGGAATCGAGGATAAGTTTTCGGAGGGAGAAGTTACGTTTGAAATCGGCGGCAAAATCCTCAATGAGAATGGGAAATCGGTATGTCCAGTTTGAGTGGTCGGGAGTTCCCGGGAGATTGATGCGATGTATTTCTGGATGATCCAATACACTGGGAACCCCAACTGCCAAATCCTGAAACAATTGGATGGAAAAAAGACTACTTGTCTGGAATACAAACTCAAGGAGGCCTAGAAGTGCCTCTTCCTCCGTTTTTGGTCTTGGTTTTCCTAAACGATCGAAGAAAAATTGGAGTTTGGATTCCATATCTCCTTCCTTCTTCCACCACTCCATCACCAAACTTGTGTCATGTGTTGATAAAACTGAAATGGCATTCTCTCTATACAATTCTTCCGGAATAAACTCACCCGTCGTAAAAGACCTTGTCCAACGAACCACATCGATTCCAATCATTTGCCTTTCAAATAAAGAATCTCTGATAAAGGAAGGAACAGAACCCAAATCTTCTGCACAGGGGATCATAGCAGAAAAAGATTCAAAAATTTCTAAAATCTTTTCGCCAGACTGTCTCCAATGTTTTTCCTCTTCTGCAATATGAAGTTCCGACAATGGAAATAATTTTGCTTTAACTTCCTCTTCAAGTTCCTGGTATCCAGGTTCTTTCCAAAAATCCCAATAAAAAATATAATGACCTGGAATGAATTCATGGATCAGTCCTAAATCTTCAAAATATTTTGGATCCAGTCCTTCCTTTATAAATTCTTCAGTTGCGATTCCAAATTGAGGATGAAACCAACCATGTAGGGCCGTAGTATCTGCTTCCGGAATGGCCCAAATGCGATACATTCCAATCACATGGTCAATACGATAGAGATGAAAAAAATGTTCCAAATACGACAAACGATCTTTCCACCAAGAATAGTTTGTTTTCTCCAATGCTTCCCAATTGAGAACAGGGAATCCCCAAGTTTGACCAGTTTTAGAAAAATCATCCGGAGGAGCACCGGCTTGTAAATTCATAAGAAAAAAGTCAGGGTGTTCCCAAACATCACAAGAATTTCGAGATGTCAGAATGGGCATATCACCCTTTAAATATACTCCTACATCTTCA
This genomic stretch from Leptospira meyeri harbors:
- a CDS encoding helix-turn-helix transcriptional regulator translates to MDSKRKGSLFYFGERILLGTAGIVTEPHSHYAVSILVSLGSSFQLQTKSQEIIKSQGIIIPPNYYHKLEAENSEMLIIQLDPKSDEYKKIIMEDHPKTIDDFTRLKIQSIAEPLFSDSLTCDSARTVYNQILSLLGSKTISKKYDQRIEIAIQRIKEKMPNPVSLAELSEISGISTDRFMHLFKENMGIPLRQYLLWQRLHIAAKLLQGGENLTTASHAAGFSDQAHLSRTFKKMFGVKPSLFLGSQSLSKVCFCED
- a CDS encoding 4-alpha-glucanotransferase is translated as MDFFENVKKRRAGVLISLPSIVSEHSFECGDIYSLYPLCDWAKDVGFSIIQLLPLNDTGFGYSPYSAISAFAIDPLYISLYKLGINRKSRKREIRFLTNHPIRIRNLKLEIIRKYYTENQKEAMNEATYFLEKHPWCYSYAAFRLLYEEFEGKCWWEWPKKFQDPNHAKEYIFSQKRDEALFWVYLQKIAYDQLSEVKTHFEDVGVYLKGDMPILTSRNSCDVWEHPDFFLMNLQAGAPPDDFSKTGQTWGFPVLNWEALEKTNYSWWKDRLSYLEHFFHLYRIDHVIGMYRIWAIPEADTTALHGWFHPQFGIATEEFIKEGLDPKYFEDLGLIHEFIPGHYIFYWDFWKEPGYQELEEEVKAKLFPLSELHIAEEEKHWRQSGEKILEIFESFSAMIPCAEDLGSVPSFIRDSLFERQMIGIDVVRWTRSFTTGEFIPEELYRENAISVLSTHDTSLVMEWWKKEGDMESKLQFFFDRLGKPRPKTEEEALLGLLEFVFQTSSLFSIQLFQDLAVGVPSVLDHPEIHRINLPGTPDHSNWTYRFPILIEDFAADFKRNFSLRKLILDSGRNS
- a CDS encoding DUF962 domain-containing protein — encoded protein: MRFAKEMAFYSAYHQEKRNVWIHVLGVPTITFTLFVVLSRFTLFEYNGFHVSASLVFTLAVLGYYYTLDVLFAFVATLIFGGLYVTSEWITLQLPANTAWTIFGLGQVIGWGAQFYGHFVFEKSRPALFDNLFQALVSAPLFVVADVFFELGYRLDLKNAVDAELKQKGVWKDFSHKPA